In the genome of Salinispirillum sp. LH 10-3-1, one region contains:
- the queE gene encoding 7-carboxy-7-deazaguanine synthase, giving the protein MTYSVKEAFYSLQGEGAHTGRPAVFCRFTGCNLWSGREVDRISAVCSFCDTDFIGTDGQHGGKFKTAECLVEHILALWPPGEAHRYVIFTGGEPLLQLDAALIDAMHEAGFEVGVETNGTLPAPPGVDWLCVSPKGTADVVIKECDELKLVYPQADATPERFTHILAKHYYLSPMNPPRADLISPQSNNVRATIRYCLAHPKWRLTLQTHKILGVD; this is encoded by the coding sequence ATGACCTATAGCGTAAAAGAAGCCTTCTATTCACTGCAAGGAGAAGGTGCTCACACGGGTCGCCCTGCAGTATTCTGTCGTTTTACCGGATGCAACCTATGGAGCGGCCGCGAGGTTGATCGCATATCGGCCGTGTGCTCTTTTTGCGATACCGACTTTATCGGTACCGACGGCCAACACGGCGGAAAATTCAAAACAGCGGAGTGTTTAGTCGAGCACATCTTGGCCCTGTGGCCACCGGGTGAAGCGCATCGTTACGTTATTTTTACCGGCGGAGAGCCGCTGTTGCAGCTTGATGCAGCACTGATTGACGCCATGCATGAAGCCGGATTCGAAGTCGGTGTAGAAACTAATGGCACCCTCCCCGCACCTCCAGGTGTGGATTGGCTGTGTGTATCCCCGAAAGGCACCGCCGACGTCGTGATTAAAGAGTGCGACGAATTGAAACTGGTCTATCCACAAGCTGACGCCACACCCGAACGATTCACCCACATTCTGGCCAAACATTATTATTTGTCTCCGATGAATCCACCACGAGCAGACTTAATCTCTCCGCAGTCTAACAACGTTCGTGCGACCATTCGCTACTGTCTAGCCCACCCCAAATGGCGTCTGACACTACAAACTCACAAAATATTGGGGGTCGATTAA